The sequence tttgatcaattaaagttAGATGAAACATTTACTTAAGTGGAGAATAAATAACTTTATCATCATTTATTATGcgatttaatttcttttatttatttaataaaattaaaaaaaaacaattgggactgttttgatagttttataatttgtgagattcttatgtttatgagaaaatatacaagAGAAAAATTTCATATCGCATCTCGAAACAAAATTTGTACttcatctcatgatttcatattatGACATCATATCATTTCTATATCGCATGATCAAATGGACCTTAATATATATGCTCCCTCCTCATATTGATTGCCCAAAACTCAATTGATTAGATATTCCTGATGATAACATGTACACAtaatagacattcactataatataaatttgttgttcttttttatttgattagttCTCTCCCttcgttttttttaaaaataaatcattttacaACATTGTAGATTGGAACACATAACTAAAAATTAACTTTTCATTAATCTATgaaatttatctttatttctattaaatattatttgttaCTTGCATCACATTATAGATTCTgttaaaattaataacattagtttttaattttgttaatttgtTTCATTATAGAAcgatattatattatatactcaACCaatgttttctctttttttggacgaaactaatatttttaatagaaaatttgTAATGaagatcaaaatataaaaatattatgattttaaaaaaagtatataaaaaagaagaacaGGCCTTTAAAAAGGTCAATTAGGATAGGGGAAGGGgtgattatttttcaaagttgaggAGTTTGATTTTTAATGTTAAGTTTGAATGGTATAAATGATTTTCACCTATGAATAATTTCTTAATACCATATGAAATAGAAAGTGTCTACCTAATATGGGACGAATGGAGTAATACTTTTGTCGTGTATCCTTGGACACAAAATATATTAACTAGTAGTAAAAGTCATTATATATAAGCAATTAACATGTTGCTTATGGTATAAAAGAAGTTGGCAATTTAAGTGTTTAAAAATGAAGGGCAAGTGATTGGAAGGctcaaataatatatgaatttttgtaCACCTCCCCCTCGTTACCCACAAAATGTTTGTTTGCCTTTCCTATTTTCAAGGAAATTCATGCATTTTTCGTAACACAAAAAAGAAGGTGACTCAAAGAGACCTCCATAGTCCAAACTAATTTCCATTTTTGTCTCTCTTTTCAATATCCTCTCTACACATTTAATcttagaaatataaataatgaaaGGCGGGAAGATTTTTGCATTTGGTATATCGATTATCCTGGTTGTTGGAGTAGTTATTGCTATTATTGCAAGCAATAATCGTACAGAAGACTCTTCGGACAATGATGAAAAGGATGACAAAGTGCTTTCTACCACATCCAAATCCATTGCTTCTGTTTGTTCACAAACTGATTTTAAGAAATCATGTGTTAATAGCCTTAGCTCTATGGCTAACAACCAAAGCGCCACCCCAAAGGAATTCCTCCTAAAAGCCATTGAGGTGGCCATTCAGGAAGTTAGAATCGGAATAGACAGGTCCACGTATATTGGCAAAGCAGAAGCTCATGACCCCTTGCAAAAGATGGCCACTGATGATTGCAAGGAATTATTGGAATACGCGATTGATGAGCTTCAAGCATCGTTCTCTTCTGTGGGTGATAGCAGCCTCCACACAATCGCTGAAAGGGAAACAGAACTCAAAAACTGGCTCAGTGCTGTTTTCTCTTACCAACAAACCTGCATAGATGGTTTCACTCAACCAGAACTTCAGAAAACCATTTTTACCTCTCTCTTAAATGCAACACAACTCACGGACAATGTTCTTGCAATGGTCGATGCAATGACTGAAATTCTTTCTAAATTTAATATTCCCATTGGGAAGAAGACTGATAATAAATCAGCAGAAACAGCAGCATCTCGGCGATTGTTAGAAAATGAAGACAATGACGAGCAGCAAGCCAGCAATACAAAGAGCGGAGGATATCCTGCATGGCTTTCTGCTAGTGATAGAAAATTGTTGGCTTTTAGCAATAACGGCAACCCAGCACCAAACGCTGTGGTAGCTAAGGATGGATCTGGACAATTTAACACAATTGCAGCAGCTCTGGCTGCGTACCCTAAGAACCTAAAAGGAAGGTATACTATATATGTGAAGGCCGGAATTTATGATGAATACATAACTGTCACAAAAGATCAAGTTAACATATTTATGTATGGAGATGGACCGCGAAAGACGATAGTTACAGGACACAAATCCGCACTTGCTGGTGTGTCTACTTATCAGAGTGCTTCCTTCAGTAAGTCTTTCAAATCCCCTTTTTCTCTCCCTGTCTACTTACAAGCATCTAGAGAACTTTAATAACATCAAATATTTTCAGGTGCCATTGGAAATGGATTTATAGGCAAGTCCATGGGTTTCCAAAACACAGCAGGACCGGAGGGGCACCAGGCGGTAGCCCTCCGTGTTCAATCTGATATGTCTGCCTTTTACAATTGTAGAATGGATGGATATCAAGACACCTTGTATGTTCAAACACATAGACAATTTTACCGCAATTGTGTGGTGTCAGGCACAGTTGATTTCATC comes from Solanum pennellii chromosome 1, SPENNV200 and encodes:
- the LOC107022154 gene encoding pectinesterase-like, translated to MKGGKIFAFGISIILVVGVVIAIIASNNRTEDSSDNDEKDDKVLSTTSKSIASVCSQTDFKKSCVNSLSSMANNQSATPKEFLLKAIEVAIQEVRIGIDRSTYIGKAEAHDPLQKMATDDCKELLEYAIDELQASFSSVGDSSLHTIAERETELKNWLSAVFSYQQTCIDGFTQPELQKTIFTSLLNATQLTDNVLAMVDAMTEILSKFNIPIGKKTDNKSAETAASRRLLENEDNDEQQASNTKSGGYPAWLSASDRKLLAFSNNGNPAPNAVVAKDGSGQFNTIAAALAAYPKNLKGRYTIYVKAGIYDEYITVTKDQVNIFMYGDGPRKTIVTGHKSALAGVSTYQSASFSAIGNGFIGKSMGFQNTAGPEGHQAVALRVQSDMSAFYNCRMDGYQDTLYVQTHRQFYRNCVVSGTVDFIFGDSSAILQNCLIIARKPMEKQQNTVTAQGRTNIRATTGLVIQNCRIVPEQLLEPLRFKIPTFLGRPWKMYARTVVMESTLADFIQPAGWMPWDGNFALDTCVYAEYANRGPGANTNNRVKWKGFKVITDRNEALQYTTTPFIQGNQWLQSTGAPHFLGLKN